A window of Longispora fulva contains these coding sequences:
- a CDS encoding ParB/RepB/Spo0J family partition protein, giving the protein MKTNRRGGLGRGLGALIPSGPAAPEATQEAPAAPVATVPAQAAPPATPAPVAAPVEAPVAPAPTAPVSVPGDQLAPVPGARFRELPIDSIVPNSKQPRQIFDEDALEELKASIREVGFLQPIVVRETAPGKYELIMGERRWRSAQAIGLTAIPAIIRETADDAMLRDALLENIHRANLNPLEEGAAYQQLLEEFGATHEELSRRIGRSRPQITNTIRLLNLPAGVQRRVAAGVLSAGHARALLSLDNAEAQEALALRIVAEGLSVRVTEELVSLGAPETRKAPAARRPKAHAPALGELAEKLCDRFDTKVRVDLGKRKGKITIEFATVDDLERIVGVIGLDRPAE; this is encoded by the coding sequence ATGAAGACCAACCGACGGGGCGGGCTCGGCCGTGGGCTCGGGGCGCTGATCCCGTCGGGGCCAGCCGCCCCGGAGGCCACGCAGGAGGCTCCAGCGGCCCCGGTGGCGACCGTTCCGGCCCAGGCGGCACCTCCGGCAACTCCTGCGCCCGTTGCCGCTCCGGTTGAGGCTCCGGTGGCCCCGGCTCCCACCGCGCCGGTGTCCGTGCCGGGCGATCAGCTCGCGCCCGTGCCCGGCGCCCGGTTCCGGGAACTGCCGATCGACTCGATCGTGCCCAACAGCAAGCAGCCCCGGCAGATCTTCGACGAGGACGCCCTCGAGGAGTTGAAGGCGTCCATCCGCGAGGTCGGGTTCCTCCAGCCGATCGTGGTCCGCGAGACCGCCCCGGGCAAGTACGAGCTGATCATGGGCGAGCGCCGCTGGCGTTCCGCCCAGGCGATCGGGCTCACCGCGATCCCGGCGATCATCCGCGAGACCGCCGACGACGCGATGCTCCGCGACGCCCTCCTGGAGAACATCCACCGGGCGAACCTCAACCCGTTGGAAGAGGGCGCCGCCTACCAGCAGCTGCTGGAGGAGTTCGGCGCCACCCACGAGGAGCTGTCCCGGCGGATCGGCCGCAGCCGACCGCAGATCACCAACACGATCCGACTCCTGAACCTGCCCGCCGGGGTCCAGCGGCGGGTCGCGGCGGGGGTGTTGTCGGCGGGGCACGCGCGGGCGCTGCTCTCCCTCGACAACGCCGAGGCCCAGGAGGCGCTCGCGCTGCGGATCGTGGCCGAGGGGCTGTCTGTGCGGGTGACCGAGGAGCTGGTGTCGCTCGGTGCGCCGGAGACGCGGAAGGCTCCGGCGGCGCGGCGGCCCAAGGCGCATGCTCCGGCGTTGGGTGAGTTGGCGGAGAAGTTGTGCGATCGGTTCGATACCAAGGTTCGGGTTGATCTGGGGAAGCGTAAGGGGAAGATCACTATCGAGTTCGCTACGGTGGATGATCTGGAGCGGATCGTGGGTGTGATCGGGTTGGATCGGCCGGCGGAATAG
- a CDS encoding YrdB family protein: protein MINTPPTVPPWNLALRLCLELAALAGFAWAGWHLASGVLAVLLAVLGVLAGATLWGVFAVPGDPSRNGKAPVPVPGVVRLLIELLVLFGGPVAFVACGAPAVGWALVALNLLHHAFATPRLRWLVRQH, encoded by the coding sequence ATGATCAACACTCCGCCAACTGTTCCCCCGTGGAACCTGGCGCTCAGGTTGTGCCTGGAACTCGCAGCCCTCGCCGGCTTCGCGTGGGCCGGTTGGCATCTGGCGAGTGGTGTCCTCGCCGTCCTGCTGGCCGTTCTCGGCGTACTGGCGGGAGCCACCCTCTGGGGAGTCTTCGCGGTGCCGGGCGACCCGAGCCGGAACGGCAAGGCGCCGGTCCCAGTGCCGGGTGTCGTCCGGCTCCTCATCGAGTTGCTCGTTCTGTTCGGCGGCCCGGTGGCCTTCGTGGCCTGTGGCGCGCCGGCCGTGGGGTGGGCGCTGGTCGCGCTGAACCTGCTGCACCACGCGTTCGCGACACCGAGACTCCGTTGGTTGGTGCGGCAGCACTAG
- a CDS encoding SigE family RNA polymerase sigma factor — MVSTADEFDSFVRTRTPALLRSAYLLTGDQHLAEDLVQSALARTHRSWKKLHEVGNAEAYTRKIMYHLQVSWWRKRRIAESMPGDLPDRGGEDGTTATTLKITLRQALLKLTDKQRAVLVLRFFEDHTESETAELLGVTLGTVKSQTSKALARLRTVAPELALANGDAR, encoded by the coding sequence GTGGTTTCCACCGCCGATGAGTTCGACAGCTTTGTTCGAACTCGCACCCCTGCGCTACTGCGCTCGGCGTACCTCCTGACCGGCGATCAGCACCTCGCAGAGGACCTCGTCCAGAGTGCACTCGCCAGGACCCACCGGTCCTGGAAGAAGCTGCACGAGGTGGGGAACGCCGAGGCGTACACCCGCAAGATCATGTATCACCTCCAGGTGAGCTGGTGGCGGAAGCGCCGGATCGCCGAGTCGATGCCCGGCGACCTGCCCGACCGGGGCGGCGAGGACGGCACCACGGCCACGACGCTCAAGATCACGCTCCGGCAGGCGCTGCTCAAACTCACGGACAAGCAGCGAGCCGTCCTCGTCCTGCGCTTCTTCGAGGACCACACCGAGTCCGAGACCGCCGAACTCCTCGGGGTCACGCTCGGCACCGTCAAGTCCCAGACCTCCAAGGCCCTCGCCCGGCTGCGGACCGTCGCCCCCGAGCTCGCCCTCGCCAACGGAGACGCCCGATGA
- a CDS encoding D-alanine--D-alanine ligase family protein, with protein sequence MSFAHVLVLAGGLSYERDVSLRSGRRVLDALRLAGLDAEQRDADVTLLPILTATPPDAVLISLHGATGEDGALRGVLELSGVPYVGPDARAARLAWDKPTAKAVLRDNNLPTPDWITLPQETFSELGAGALMTQIIDRLGLPLMVKPTQGGSGLGAHVVREASELPAAMVGCFAYGGTALIERFVTGVDVAVTVLDLGDGPVALPAVEIVPANGVYDYTARYTAGVTTWHAPARLPEEVTERVAEIAVATYKALGLRDLSRVDLIVDAGGDAHVLEANVSPGLTETSLVPMAIEAAGLDFGEVLSKLIQAAIDRKS encoded by the coding sequence ATGAGTTTCGCCCACGTCCTGGTCCTCGCCGGGGGCCTGTCCTATGAGCGCGACGTCTCGCTGCGGTCCGGCCGCCGGGTGCTCGACGCGCTCCGGCTCGCCGGCCTCGACGCCGAACAGCGCGACGCCGACGTGACCCTGCTTCCCATCCTCACCGCCACCCCACCCGACGCCGTGCTGATCTCGCTGCACGGGGCGACGGGGGAGGACGGCGCGCTGCGCGGGGTGCTGGAGCTGTCCGGCGTCCCGTACGTCGGCCCCGACGCCCGGGCCGCCCGGCTCGCCTGGGACAAGCCCACCGCCAAGGCCGTCCTCCGGGACAACAACCTGCCGACGCCCGACTGGATCACGCTCCCGCAGGAGACCTTCTCCGAACTCGGCGCCGGCGCGCTCATGACCCAGATCATCGACCGGCTCGGCCTGCCGCTCATGGTCAAGCCCACCCAGGGCGGCTCCGGGCTCGGCGCGCACGTGGTCCGGGAGGCCTCCGAGCTGCCCGCCGCGATGGTGGGCTGCTTCGCGTACGGCGGCACGGCCCTCATCGAGCGCTTCGTCACCGGCGTCGACGTCGCGGTCACCGTCCTCGACCTCGGCGACGGCCCCGTGGCCCTGCCCGCCGTCGAGATCGTCCCCGCCAACGGGGTGTACGACTACACCGCCCGCTACACCGCCGGCGTCACCACCTGGCACGCGCCGGCCCGGCTCCCCGAGGAGGTCACCGAGAGGGTGGCCGAGATCGCGGTGGCGACGTACAAGGCGCTCGGGCTGCGGGACCTGTCCCGGGTGGACCTGATCGTCGACGCGGGCGGGGACGCGCACGTGCTGGAGGCGAACGTGTCGCCGGGGTTGACCGAGACGTCGTTGGTGCCGATGGCCATCGAGGCGGCGGGGCTGGACTTCGGCGAGGTGTTGAGCAAGCTGATCCAGGCGGCGATCGACCGCAAGTCCTGA
- a CDS encoding aminotransferase-like domain-containing protein, with product MTGTTLDDYTDRYAQRVRGMTASEIRALFAVASRPEVVSLAGGSPFVSALPLDAVGEMMGELIAKNGASALQYCIGQGDLALREIICEIMALEGIDARCGASPDDVVVTTGAQQALDLVARVFLDPGDVVLAEGPSYVGALGVFQAAQADVVHVPMDDLGLIPSALSAALEDMAKAGRRVKFLYTVPTYHNPGGVTLPNERRDEIIEICARAGLLILEDNPYGLLGFDTEPLPALRSRVREGIIYLGTFSKTFASGVRVGWILAPHAVRDKLVMASEAQILCPSMLSQSAVTAYFTTMPWQEQLKKFQGVYAERRDAVLTALDDFMPAGTQWTRPAGGFYVWLTLPDGLDSKAMVPRAINNRVAYVPGTGFYADGTGRQNLRLSYCFPPPERIREGVRRLAATIEEEQALRATFGVAS from the coding sequence GTGACCGGCACGACGCTTGACGACTACACCGATAGGTACGCCCAACGGGTTCGAGGCATGACGGCCTCGGAGATCCGGGCTCTTTTCGCAGTCGCAAGTCGGCCGGAGGTGGTCAGCCTCGCCGGCGGATCGCCATTCGTCTCCGCACTCCCGCTCGACGCCGTCGGCGAGATGATGGGCGAGCTGATCGCCAAGAACGGGGCCTCGGCCCTGCAGTACTGCATCGGGCAGGGCGACCTCGCCCTGCGCGAGATCATCTGCGAGATCATGGCGCTCGAGGGCATCGACGCGCGGTGCGGGGCATCCCCCGACGACGTCGTGGTCACCACCGGAGCCCAGCAGGCTCTGGACCTGGTCGCCAGGGTGTTCCTCGACCCGGGCGACGTCGTGCTCGCCGAGGGGCCCTCGTACGTCGGGGCGCTCGGGGTGTTCCAGGCCGCGCAGGCGGATGTGGTGCACGTACCCATGGATGATCTTGGTCTGATCCCTTCGGCGCTTTCCGCGGCGCTGGAGGACATGGCGAAGGCCGGTCGGCGGGTCAAGTTCCTCTACACCGTGCCGACCTACCACAACCCCGGCGGTGTGACCCTGCCCAACGAACGCCGCGACGAGATCATCGAGATCTGCGCGCGCGCCGGGCTGCTCATCCTCGAGGACAACCCTTACGGCCTGCTCGGCTTCGACACCGAGCCGCTGCCGGCCCTGCGGTCCCGGGTGCGCGAGGGCATCATCTACCTCGGCACCTTCTCCAAGACCTTCGCCTCCGGGGTCCGGGTCGGCTGGATCCTCGCCCCGCACGCCGTCCGCGACAAGCTCGTCATGGCGTCCGAGGCCCAGATCCTCTGCCCCAGCATGCTGTCCCAGTCGGCCGTCACCGCCTACTTCACGACCATGCCGTGGCAGGAACAACTCAAAAAATTCCAGGGGGTGTACGCGGAACGCCGCGACGCCGTCCTCACCGCCCTCGACGACTTCATGCCCGCCGGCACCCAGTGGACCAGGCCGGCCGGTGGCTTCTACGTCTGGCTCACCCTGCCCGACGGGCTCGACTCCAAGGCCATGGTGCCGCGCGCCATCAACAACCGGGTCGCGTACGTGCCCGGCACCGGGTTCTACGCCGACGGCACCGGCCGGCAGAACCTGCGCCTGTCGTACTGCTTCCCGCCCCCCGAGCGGATCCGCGAAGGAGTGCGCCGGCTCGCCGCCACCATCGAGGAAGAGCAGGCCCTGCGGGCGACCTTCGGAGTAGCTTCATAG
- a CDS encoding GNAT family N-acetyltransferase, protein MSRRLVSLTLDTLEELPRKCRSCVHWELDPIAGERSCANGTADLAKESWVSQTLLEWGSCGKLAYVDGLPAGYVMYAPPAYVPRSMAFPTSPVSPDAVLLTTAHVVPSFAGAGLGRMLVQGVARELTKRGVKAIEAFGDAKWEQPECVAPVDFFLSVGFKTVRPHPRYPRLRLELRTALGWKSDVEYALEKLLGTMSPEQALRPTQFTRTELAPRR, encoded by the coding sequence GTGTCGCGCCGTCTGGTCAGTTTGACCTTGGACACGCTCGAGGAGCTGCCGAGGAAGTGTCGGTCCTGCGTGCACTGGGAGCTGGATCCGATCGCCGGTGAGCGCTCGTGCGCCAACGGCACGGCCGATCTGGCCAAGGAGTCCTGGGTCTCGCAGACCCTGCTGGAGTGGGGCTCGTGCGGCAAGCTCGCGTACGTGGACGGCCTGCCGGCCGGCTACGTGATGTACGCGCCGCCGGCCTACGTCCCGCGCTCGATGGCCTTCCCGACGAGTCCGGTCTCCCCCGACGCCGTGCTGCTGACGACCGCGCACGTGGTGCCGTCGTTCGCCGGAGCCGGGCTGGGGCGGATGCTCGTGCAGGGCGTGGCCCGGGAGCTGACCAAGCGGGGCGTGAAGGCGATCGAGGCGTTCGGGGACGCGAAGTGGGAGCAGCCGGAGTGCGTCGCGCCTGTCGACTTCTTCCTGTCGGTCGGGTTCAAGACGGTCCGCCCGCACCCGAGGTACCCGCGGCTGCGCCTCGAGCTGCGCACGGCGCTGGGCTGGAAGAGCGACGTGGAGTACGCGCTGGAGAAGCTCCTCGGCACGATGAGCCCGGAGCAGGCGCTGCGGCCGACCCAGTTCACCCGCACCGAGCTGGCGCCCCGACGCTAG
- a CDS encoding DUF3817 domain-containing protein yields MPLRLFRFAALAEACSWIGLLVGMFFKYVVVHNEIGVKVFGPIHGALFVLYGVSVLLCARNYRWDARTVLLGLFAAIPPLATLWFERRVAGRDLVTD; encoded by the coding sequence ATGCCCTTGAGACTCTTCCGGTTCGCAGCACTCGCCGAGGCCTGCTCGTGGATCGGCCTGCTGGTCGGGATGTTCTTCAAGTACGTCGTCGTGCACAACGAGATCGGCGTGAAGGTGTTCGGCCCGATCCACGGCGCGCTGTTCGTCCTGTACGGGGTGTCCGTCCTGCTCTGCGCCCGCAACTACCGCTGGGACGCCCGGACGGTGCTCCTGGGGCTGTTCGCCGCGATCCCGCCGCTGGCCACCCTGTGGTTCGAGCGCCGGGTGGCCGGGCGGGACCTGGTCACCGACTAG
- a CDS encoding YaaA family protein, translated as MIVLLPPSETKNPTGTGEPLALSALSFPELNPVRQRLVTVLSGLSPEEGRAALGLSEKQEQELKHNLVLREAATMPALDRYTGVLFDSLDAPTLPAGARARLMVGSALFGLLGAEDPVPAYRLSGGSRLPGVGGLPALWKPVLGPVLRGLDGMVVDLRSGAYGALAPLPGAVAVRVVTAEGKVVSHFNKATKGLLARALAQAPVETVDELVDVARAAGLEATATGRWTVEIVHA; from the coding sequence ATGATCGTCCTGCTCCCACCGAGCGAAACCAAGAATCCGACGGGTACGGGGGAGCCGCTGGCCCTGTCCGCACTGTCGTTCCCGGAGCTGAACCCGGTCCGCCAGCGCCTCGTGACGGTCCTGTCCGGACTGTCGCCGGAGGAGGGTCGCGCGGCGCTGGGCCTGAGCGAGAAGCAGGAACAGGAGCTCAAGCACAACCTCGTGCTCCGCGAGGCGGCCACCATGCCGGCCCTGGACCGCTACACCGGGGTGCTGTTCGACTCCCTCGACGCGCCGACGCTGCCGGCGGGGGCGCGCGCCCGGCTCATGGTCGGGTCGGCGCTGTTCGGGCTGCTGGGCGCGGAGGACCCGGTTCCGGCGTACCGGCTGTCGGGCGGGTCACGGCTCCCTGGCGTCGGCGGCCTGCCGGCCCTGTGGAAGCCCGTGCTGGGCCCGGTGCTGCGCGGGCTGGACGGGATGGTCGTGGACCTGCGTTCGGGCGCGTACGGGGCTCTGGCGCCCCTGCCCGGGGCCGTCGCGGTCCGGGTGGTCACCGCCGAGGGCAAGGTCGTGTCGCACTTCAACAAGGCGACCAAGGGGCTGCTGGCCCGGGCCCTCGCCCAGGCTCCGGTCGAGACGGTCGACGAGCTGGTCGACGTCGCCCGTGCCGCCGGGCTGGAGGCGACCGCCACCGGGCGTTGGACCGTGGAGATCGTGCACGCGTGA
- a CDS encoding N-acetylmuramoyl-L-alanine amidase, whose protein sequence is MRSFRRGATGPAVVEIRATLRKLGVLDPAAGSGESSGDEVFDAATELAVRTFQQSRGLTADGAVGDETWRALVAAQWQLGERLLYQTLPDPLVGDDVRQLQERLLEMGYDPSRPDGIFGPATARALAQFQREVGLVPDGSFGPSTMAALRRLGRKVVGGRPQFLRESANLFHAGPALAGKRIIIDPGHGGTDPGVTDGGHTESGLMFDLASRLEGRLAAAGVAVHLTRGPDNGFTDAERAELANNLGGDLLISLHTDGHHNPLAAGVATYHYGGDNAVTSTAGERFAGLVQREIVARTGMIDCRVHAKTWELLRRSRMPAVRVEVGYLTSPSDRARLTDPAFRDTVVDALLAAIQRMFFSMEADVPTGTFDVSSLRAMLAGR, encoded by the coding sequence GTGCGCTCATTCCGGCGAGGAGCCACCGGCCCGGCCGTCGTGGAGATCCGCGCGACCCTGCGGAAGCTGGGCGTGCTCGACCCGGCCGCCGGCTCCGGCGAGAGCTCCGGCGACGAGGTCTTCGACGCGGCCACCGAGCTGGCCGTGCGGACGTTCCAGCAGTCCAGGGGCCTGACCGCCGACGGCGCGGTGGGCGACGAGACCTGGCGGGCGCTGGTCGCCGCCCAGTGGCAGCTCGGCGAGCGCCTGCTCTACCAGACCCTGCCCGACCCGCTGGTCGGCGACGACGTGCGCCAGTTGCAGGAGCGGCTGCTGGAGATGGGCTACGACCCGTCCCGCCCCGACGGCATCTTCGGCCCCGCCACGGCGCGGGCCCTGGCCCAGTTCCAGCGCGAGGTCGGCCTGGTGCCGGACGGCTCGTTCGGGCCGTCGACGATGGCCGCGCTGCGCCGGCTGGGCCGCAAGGTCGTCGGCGGCCGGCCGCAGTTCCTCCGCGAGTCGGCGAACCTGTTCCACGCCGGCCCGGCCCTCGCCGGCAAGCGGATCATCATCGACCCCGGGCACGGCGGCACCGACCCCGGCGTCACCGACGGCGGGCACACCGAGTCCGGCCTGATGTTCGACCTGGCCAGCCGCCTGGAGGGCCGGCTGGCCGCCGCCGGGGTGGCCGTGCACCTGACCCGGGGCCCGGACAACGGGTTCACCGACGCCGAGCGGGCCGAGCTGGCCAACAACCTCGGCGGCGACCTGCTGATCTCCCTGCACACCGACGGGCACCACAACCCGCTGGCCGCCGGCGTGGCCACCTACCACTACGGCGGCGACAACGCGGTCACGTCCACGGCGGGGGAGCGGTTCGCCGGCCTGGTGCAGCGCGAGATCGTCGCCCGGACCGGGATGATCGACTGCCGGGTGCACGCCAAGACCTGGGAGCTGCTCCGCCGTAGCCGGATGCCGGCGGTCCGGGTCGAGGTCGGCTACCTGACCTCGCCGTCGGACCGGGCCCGGCTCACCGACCCGGCGTTCCGCGACACCGTGGTCGACGCGCTGCTCGCCGCGATCCAGCGGATGTTCTTCTCGATGGAGGCCGACGTGCCGACCGGCACGTTCGACGTGTCCAGCCTGCGGGCGATGCTGGCCGGTCGATGA
- the trxA gene encoding thioredoxin has product MKAVTDASFVSDVLQSKKPVLVDFWAEWCAPCRKVSPVLAELAEELGDKIEIVKLDGDANPEVMRDYKVMSLPTLTIFQGGKPVSSMIGAHPKSKIKAFIEDAI; this is encoded by the coding sequence ATGAAGGCAGTGACCGACGCGAGCTTCGTCTCCGACGTCCTCCAGTCCAAGAAGCCGGTGCTGGTGGACTTCTGGGCCGAATGGTGCGCGCCCTGCAGGAAGGTCAGCCCGGTGCTCGCCGAGCTCGCCGAGGAGCTGGGCGACAAGATCGAGATCGTCAAGCTCGACGGTGACGCCAACCCCGAGGTCATGCGCGACTACAAGGTCATGTCGCTGCCGACCCTGACCATCTTCCAGGGTGGCAAGCCGGTGTCGTCGATGATCGGCGCGCACCCGAAGAGCAAGATCAAGGCCTTCATCGAGGACGCGATCTAG
- the trxB gene encoding thioredoxin-disulfide reductase codes for MDVRKLIIVGSGPAGYTAAVYASRASLNPLVIEGAQSGGALMTTTEVENFPGFPEGIMGPELMENMRAQAERFGAEFITDDATRVDLSGDVKKVWIGDTEYQAHAVILSTGSAWRHLGVEGEDRLLGHGVSSCATCDGFFFRGQHIVVVGGGDTAMEEATFLTKFAETVTIVHRRHEFRASKVMVERALSNPKIKVEWNSVVQEILGEDKVTGVVLRDTVTGEERKLDITGLFVAIGHDPRNELFVGQVDLDDEGYVKVDAPSTRTNLTGVFAAGDLVDHTYRQAITAAGTGCAAALDAERFLAHVTGE; via the coding sequence GTGGACGTACGCAAGCTGATCATCGTCGGTTCCGGCCCGGCCGGTTACACCGCCGCCGTGTACGCGAGCCGCGCCAGCCTGAACCCCCTCGTCATCGAGGGCGCGCAGTCCGGCGGCGCACTGATGACGACCACCGAGGTGGAGAACTTCCCGGGCTTCCCCGAGGGCATCATGGGCCCGGAGCTGATGGAGAACATGCGCGCGCAGGCCGAGCGGTTCGGCGCGGAGTTCATCACCGACGACGCGACCCGGGTGGACCTGTCGGGCGACGTGAAGAAGGTCTGGATCGGCGACACCGAGTACCAGGCGCACGCCGTGATCCTGTCCACCGGTTCCGCCTGGCGGCACCTGGGCGTGGAGGGCGAGGACCGGCTCCTCGGCCACGGCGTGTCGAGCTGCGCCACCTGTGACGGCTTCTTCTTCCGCGGCCAGCACATCGTGGTGGTCGGCGGTGGCGACACCGCGATGGAGGAGGCGACGTTCCTGACGAAGTTCGCCGAGACCGTGACGATCGTGCACCGCCGGCACGAGTTCCGGGCCAGCAAGGTGATGGTGGAGCGCGCGCTGTCCAACCCGAAGATCAAGGTCGAGTGGAACAGCGTCGTCCAGGAGATCCTCGGCGAGGACAAGGTCACCGGCGTGGTCCTGCGGGACACCGTCACCGGTGAGGAGCGCAAGCTCGACATCACCGGCCTGTTCGTCGCGATCGGCCACGACCCGCGCAACGAGTTGTTCGTCGGCCAGGTGGACCTCGACGACGAGGGCTACGTGAAGGTCGACGCCCCGAGTACCCGTACCAACCTCACCGGGGTCTTCGCGGCCGGTGACCTGGTGGACCACACGTACCGCCAGGCCATCACCGCCGCGGGCACCGGTTGTGCCGCAGCGCTCGACGCCGAGCGGTTCCTCGCCCACGTGACAGGAGAGTAG
- the sigM gene encoding RNA polymerase sigma factor SigM, with amino-acid sequence MRDDAELLSAHAAGDRGAFEELIRRHQSRLWAVALRTLGDREEAADALQDALLSAHRSAARFRGESAVTTWLHRIVVNACLDRVRRRQARPTVPLPESGPDEPSTDTDRDTPMLVRAALAELPAEQRAALVLVDVQGYPVAEAARILGVAEGTIKSRCARGRARLAVLLGHLRNPSLLDDVS; translated from the coding sequence GTGCGGGACGATGCGGAGCTGTTGAGCGCCCACGCCGCCGGTGACCGGGGCGCCTTCGAGGAGCTGATCCGGCGGCACCAGAGCCGGCTGTGGGCCGTCGCGCTGCGCACTCTCGGCGATCGGGAGGAGGCCGCCGACGCCCTCCAGGACGCGTTGCTGTCGGCGCACCGCAGCGCCGCGCGGTTCCGGGGCGAGTCGGCTGTCACCACGTGGCTGCACCGGATCGTGGTCAACGCCTGCCTGGACCGGGTTCGCCGCCGCCAGGCTCGCCCCACGGTGCCGCTGCCGGAGTCGGGCCCGGACGAGCCGTCGACGGACACCGACCGCGACACCCCGATGCTGGTCCGCGCCGCGCTGGCCGAGCTGCCGGCCGAACAGCGGGCGGCGCTGGTCCTGGTCGATGTCCAGGGCTATCCGGTGGCCGAGGCCGCCAGGATCCTGGGGGTCGCCGAGGGCACGATCAAGAGCCGGTGTGCCCGGGGTCGCGCCCGGCTGGCTGTGCTTCTCGGCCACCTGCGGAACCCATCGCTCCTGGATGACGTCTCATGA
- a CDS encoding protein kinase family protein, producing MTKVDEGHESSSSDSTGALTVDPETTESQPAPTEHSKQGSEVGEVLADRYRLEEHINDDPAGRQVWRGTDVILRRPVAMVLRHPGGDAALEMLQAAVTASRVVHPNLAGVYDAVDEGDRAYVVREWVEGQSLRQILLESPLEPRRAALVTHAIADACAAVHETGVAHGNVHPGTVLIGDEGRVVLADARVTDATSQEADVRAIGAVLYSALTGHWPHEIEGSKALPNALRVDGGKIASPRQIRAGVPADLDELCMLLLDPEGTAPTAAEVAADLSRFGPAPLDSLLGPDTPVRLPRATPAAAHSRRMRIRWALAIAGFLIVALTGVLVAVTLPASDSKGTDKATPGTSPGHPGPSAAPSPLALTAGQVRIVAPSGDRDDELTGAEKVLDGSLTTGWQTQQYWDHPEFGKIKPGMGLLINLGSSSNVVNVEVQFDRPGATVELKSGTEDPGNTSQGDTKILSSYTTVEGPVDNVGTRKVFNVGAKVQYLLIWITKLPAVSEGRYQVGIQEVTVRVQ from the coding sequence GTGACCAAGGTCGACGAGGGTCACGAGAGCTCGTCCAGCGACAGCACGGGTGCGCTCACGGTGGATCCAGAGACGACCGAGTCTCAGCCCGCTCCGACGGAGCACAGCAAGCAGGGCAGCGAGGTCGGCGAGGTGCTGGCCGACCGCTACCGGCTCGAGGAACACATCAACGACGACCCCGCCGGCCGTCAGGTCTGGCGCGGCACGGACGTGATCCTGCGCCGTCCGGTCGCGATGGTCCTGCGGCATCCGGGTGGCGACGCCGCCCTGGAGATGCTCCAGGCCGCCGTGACGGCGAGCCGGGTCGTGCACCCCAACCTGGCCGGCGTCTACGACGCGGTCGACGAGGGCGACCGGGCGTATGTGGTCCGCGAGTGGGTCGAGGGCCAGTCGCTCCGCCAGATCCTCCTCGAATCGCCCCTGGAGCCCCGCCGGGCCGCCCTGGTGACGCACGCGATCGCCGACGCCTGCGCCGCCGTGCACGAGACCGGCGTGGCGCACGGCAACGTGCACCCCGGCACCGTGCTGATCGGCGACGAGGGCCGGGTGGTGCTCGCCGACGCCCGGGTCACCGACGCCACCTCCCAGGAGGCCGACGTCCGGGCGATCGGCGCCGTGCTCTACTCGGCGCTGACCGGCCACTGGCCGCACGAGATCGAGGGCTCCAAGGCCCTGCCGAACGCGCTGCGGGTCGACGGCGGCAAGATCGCCTCCCCGCGGCAGATCCGGGCCGGGGTGCCCGCCGACCTCGACGAGCTGTGCATGCTGCTCCTCGACCCGGAGGGCACCGCGCCGACGGCCGCCGAGGTGGCCGCCGACCTGAGCCGGTTCGGGCCGGCCCCGCTCGACTCGCTGCTCGGCCCCGACACGCCGGTCCGGCTGCCCCGGGCCACCCCCGCGGCGGCGCACTCGCGCCGGATGCGGATCCGCTGGGCGCTGGCCATCGCCGGCTTCCTGATCGTGGCGCTGACCGGCGTGCTCGTCGCCGTCACCCTGCCGGCCTCCGACAGCAAGGGCACCGACAAGGCCACCCCGGGCACCTCGCCCGGCCACCCCGGCCCGAGTGCCGCGCCGAGCCCGCTGGCGCTCACCGCCGGTCAGGTGCGGATCGTCGCGCCGTCCGGTGACCGCGACGACGAGCTGACCGGCGCGGAGAAGGTGCTCGACGGCAGTCTGACCACGGGCTGGCAGACCCAGCAGTACTGGGACCACCCCGAGTTCGGCAAGATCAAGCCGGGCATGGGTCTCCTGATCAACCTGGGCTCGTCTAGCAACGTGGTCAACGTCGAGGTGCAGTTCGACCGGCCGGGCGCGACGGTGGAGCTCAAGTCGGGCACCGAGGATCCGGGCAACACGAGCCAGGGCGACACGAAGATCCTCTCGTCGTACACGACGGTCGAGGGGCCCGTGGACAACGTGGGCACCCGCAAGGTGTTCAACGTGGGGGCCAAGGTGCAGTACCTGCTGATCTGGATCACCAAACTCCCGGCCGTCAGTGAGGGCAGGTACCAGGTCGGAATTCAGGAGGTCACGGTCCGGGTCCAGTGA